A segment of the Penaeus monodon isolate SGIC_2016 chromosome 38, NSTDA_Pmon_1, whole genome shotgun sequence genome:
tgtgtgtgtgtgtgtgtgtgtgtgtgtgtgtgtgtgtgtgtgtgtgtgtgtgtgtgtgtgtgtggtgtgtgtgtgtgtgtgtgtatgtgtgtgtgtgtgcgcgtgtgtgtgtgtatatatatatatatatatatatatatatatatatattaatatatatactcatatacatatacatatacatatatagatagaaaggtatatagatagatagatagatagatagatagatagatagatagatgtatatatatacatatatatatatatatcttttttttttatctatctatttacctatttattcataaagagaaagataaaaaggtaacagaaatacagataaagcaCAGATAGATTATGATACAAAAACGTATAGAAGACAAGTGGAAAAGGAGACAAGTggaaaaggagacagggagataaagagaaggcaTAACAATATGTTGAAAATgatcaagaaaagagaaaataagcaaGAAGAAATGTCGAGATGAGAAGCTCAAATATAGAGAAAGGTTTCACTGTAGCTAAACGTCTGTCCATCTTCTCGTACCCGTCGCCATGTATGTCATGCTGGCATGCACAAGTCATCGCGTCTTACGACTGTAGCGCGTCTAGCAGCAGCGACGGCCCCGTGGTGTGGGTCGTCTCCGCCTCCGTCGTCGCGGGCGGGGTGGTCGTCGGGGCCGCGGTGGTAGGAGTCGTCGACGGAGCGGGCGTGGTGGTGGGCGCCGGGGTAGTGGtcgtggagggggtggtggtagTTGTGGTGGTCGGAGGTGGAGTGGTGGAGCTGATCGAGGTGAGGGTGGACGCGAGGGTGGAGGTGTGGCTGGTCAGCGCCTCGGTGGTGCTCGACTGCTGGTGCTCGAGCTGGTCCTCCAAGTCCTTGATCTTGGCCTTGTCTGTTGGTGGGTAATACGAAGGTAAGGCCTGATTCTCAAACCagagtttttattactattgcctCAAGATCAGAAATATAAGGAACATTCCACATACTCATGGACATGATTAGATAAACTTCAAACACTGTTAAGAATTATTTAAATAAGACACAAGAGGCCTTTTTAAAGACAGTCCTAAGCTACCAACGAAGCTGAGAGCACTGGCGCCTCTGGGTGGTGTCACCTACAAATTAAGGAGTCACTATTTAAATGaggaaataattaccaaaatgaatgcatatatttCAGTGCCATACATGTGTGTACTTATACCGAgcctacacacatataaaatccaAGTGACAGCTCACAtaaagatgcatacacacacgaatgTACTTATCCGTGAGcgcaaaataaaaagcaaaactaTATTGGTTTAGACGTAGAACTATCTTCTGTGACACCTGTTCGAACCCAAGGCGGTCGGTTTCGTAATGCATAGTACTGCATTCTCTCGCTGGTACCTATAGTCAATGGGCTCGAAAGCTTGTCAGGGAAGGTAGATGAACGAGTGGGAAACTCACAGGTGATGCCcgcagggaagaaaaaaatatataatgtaggaCGCTCACAGGTTTCGTccacaagaaagaaggaaaagaaaaaagacagtcaAACAGAGCACTCACAGGTGATGTCCAtgacggtgacggtgatgatgaagcAGGTGAGAGCGAAGACGAGGAACGCAATCACCTTCAGGAGGATCTTCTCGTTATGGGAGCGGTGGCGCCACGCCATCTCGGCTTTGTCGCGGCTGCAGGGAGACGCGGGAGGTGAGTGGGGCGCTTTGCTTGCTCAAagtggcagggggggaggggggggaggaagagagagagaagggggaggagggttggggtggagagggggggggggggaaatgggcgagggtagaaggatggagagggagagggggaaggatgaggatggagagggggaagaggggacggatGGAAAAGAGGACGGGACAGAGGGATGGAGAGGccggatgggtggggtgggggtgcctTGCATGCCCTATGAAGACTAGTGAAAGGTGGAAGGGGCAGGAGGCGgagggactgggggagggggggggcgccaTGCATGTCctagagaggcaggggagggaagagggggaaggggattgagAGAAGCTGGGTGGAGGGGTCgggggtgggaaggtgggggagggacaaGAGAGCGGGAAGTACCTCATATTTACTGATTATGAGATTGAGTGAATGAACGCACTAAAGCATGAAAGATTTCTTTAAATACCCCGGCATGAAGGGCAGTCGCACCCATAGCGAATGGAGCCCTAGAATGTTTGCAAGAAGGAATTATGGTCGCCACTGCAACTTCAATAAACATGATAACATAATCCTAGATTGAAGTTTTAGATCACGACATTAACGAATATATGTCGGACGCCAGAGGCTGGTGAGTTATCTGTCCtggtgcacacaaacatacactacagcacatatacaaatacatatgcatacatgtatacacacacacacacgcaaacatacacatgcacataaatataagCTTACACATATAGGCGTTAGCTCTCTCGCACATTCacccatacatacaaataaaataatacacaagaacgcataatcacaaacacacacaacacacacacacacacatatagatgtatgtgtatgtgtatgtgtgtgtgtgtgtgtgtgtgtgtgtgtgtgtgtgtgtgtgtgtgtgtgtgtgtgtgtgtgtgtgtgtgtgtgtgtactgtttatatatatatacaaatatatatatatatatatatatatatatatatatatatatataaatatatatatataaatatatatttatataatatatatatataatatatatatatatatatatatatatatatatatatatatatatatgtgtgtgtgtgtgtgtgtgtgtgtgtgtgtgtgtgtgtgtgtgtgtgtgtgtgtgtgtgtgtgtgtgtgtgtgtgtatgtgtgtgtgtgtaaatacatatataatatatatataatataatatacatataatatatatatatataatataatatacatataatatatatatatatatatattatatatatatatatatatatatatgtgtgtgtgtgtgtgtgtgtgtgtgtgtgtgtgtgtgtgtgtgtgttgtgtgtgtgtgtgtgtgtgtgttgtgtgtatatatatatatatatatatatattatatatatatatatatatataatatatatatatatatatatacattatatgtcacaccaccacacacacacacacacacacacaccacacacacacacacatatatatatatatatatatatatatatatatattatatatatatatatatatatatatatataatgttatatatatatatatatattaatatacattatatgtactatatatatatatatatatatatatatatatatatatatatatatatatatatatatatatatatatatatatatatatatatatatatatacacgtgcatttACACATTGCTGAAATGGATTCCAAGAGATATAGAATGTCTACTTCCATGAAAAACGGGAAATTGTAAGATTATAAGGTATGTCAGCTGGCACGCGCCCTGTCCACCAGCTGCATACTAAACGGGAAAAACTTTCACAACTCTGCACGTCATTCACTTCTCGAATCTAGTCCATGCATAAAGTTTCTGAATGAAGTCAATGGATAAAGTTATGAATAATATTTCTTactaaattataagaataaagtCATGTTTCTGGGGCAACTCCGTGAATAAAGTCATGTTTCTGAGGCAACTCCGTGAATAAAGTCATGTTCATGAGTAAGTTCTATGAACCATGAATAATAACTACGAGCAGAGTTTACGAATACGTTTTGCAATCCTCGAATGAAGTCAACTTATAAGAGTCCTGAATACCGTCCAAGAATAAAACACATGAACTTATTGTAAATTCCCCGACGTTTACACACTCGTTCACAAGTAGAGTACAAACAAATTAAGTTTCATGCctaacaacacacatatgtaaacatatagcCACAGTAGATTCTTCCAGTCCCTTTCACACAGTTTGATGCTGCACTAACGCATATTATACAGAGAACAGGGattttgtgtgtgaatgattgtgtgtgtatacatgtatatacatatgtagacatatatataggtctatatacatatatatacatatatacatatatatattcatatatatatatatatatatatatatatatatatatatatatatatatacgcacatatgatatgatatatatatatatatatatatatatatatatatatatatatatattatacatacatacacacacacacacacacacacacacacacacacacacacacacacacacacacacacacacacatatatatatatatatatatatatatatatatatatataatatatatatatatgtatatatatataaatacatatatatatatatatatatatatatatatatatatatatatatatatatataccatacacacacacacacgcacacatacacacacacacacacacacacacacacacacacacacacacacacacactcacacacacacacacacacacacacacacacacacacatatatatattatatatatatatatatatatatatatatatatatatatatatatatatatatgaatatatgtgtatatatatacacacacacacacatataaatatatataaataaatatatataaaaataaatatatataaaaaaatatatatatatatatatataatgcatgtgtgagtgtgtgtgtgtgtgtgtgtgtgtgtgtgtgtggtgtgtgtgtgtgtgtgtgtgtgtgtgtgtgtgtgtgtgtgtgtatgtgtgcgtgtgtgtgagtgtatggtatatatatatatatatatatatatatatatatatatatatatatatatatataatatatatatacatatatatatatatatatgtgtgtgtgtgtgtgtgtgtgtgtgtgtgtgtatatgtgtatgtgtgtgtgtgtgtgtgtatatgtgtgtgtgtgtgtgtgtgcatgtgtggtgtgtgtgtgtgtgtataatatatatatatatatatagatatatatatagatatatagatatatatatattatatatatatattatataattatatatatattatatatatatatatatatatatatatatgtatatatatatatatatataattatatatatatatatatatatatatatatatatatatatatatatatatatatatatatatatatatatatatatatatatatatatatacattgtatgtatgtatgtgtgtgtgtgtgtgtgtgtgtgtgtgtgtgtgtgtgtgtgtgtgtgtgtgtgtgtgtgtgtgtgtgtgtgtgtgtgtgtgtgtgtgtgtgtgtgtacatatacatataatcattcatCACATTCTTCAAAACCCCTATCAAACAAGCAAATCTTTTCTCAAAGGAGCCTTGTTTTGTACTTAGTAGGCAAGGCATCAGTTTGACTATTTTGTCGAATCCGCCCCATCAATATACAATCGCTTCGGGAGAGTCAGACACACGCGGCACTCTCCCCCGATGCCACTGCAGCGATGCATTGAAGTCAGTGACATTTGGTAACCAAAATACATGTCGCTGTATCTAGTTTTACGAAGAAATAACACGGTTGCATCCTTAATGCCGAAATATGCGCAAAAAAACTGGACCCGCTCTGACGGGATCTTTCGTCAGGGCgatgattttgtaattattttatttcgaTTCGTCAATGCTGAGCAGCCTTTATCAAACACAGTAAGGGTTTTTCAAAGGCAAATGACAGACTGTCGCAGACAGTAACGTCAATAATATGATTTGACACATTCCTTAATAACCTAATCTCTCACTGAACTCGTTAACCACTCATTTAACCTGCCTCGTGTTATCGCCACCTGTACCTGGAGTGTCGGGCTAGCATGTAGTTGCCAGCACTGCCCCTCGCTCATTCGCAACTCTCACTCACCGCTTGTGCGCCCAGGTGTCGGTCCCGAGGTCGGTTCTCCGCATCTCCATCGCTCGCCACTTTGGTTGAGTGAACTGGCACCGCAGTGCCCGCCTCGCTCACTTGGAGTCGCGTTATGCCCAATGCATGGCAACGGCCCTTGCCCCTCCCACATGCTCATGACAACCCTCATTGCCCTCTCCACACGCCATTCTCCCTCATCGtcatgcccctccccttcccctccccctcccctcctcctccgacaattctggtaattctggCGCGTTGTTTGCGAATGAGGGAAGGACATCTTCCACCCCAAGGATTGCGGAAAAAAGTTCGAGAATCATGATATTCAAGTCATTGAAACGTCACTCAATGCATTCAGGGGAAAAcatagagggagaaaaggaagtttCTACACTATCTACAAATTATAAAAGATGTAAAAGGAAAACTAAACTTTTAAGTATTCTAGCCTGAAAAGGAACCAAGTTTCACGCACCTTGTGTTTCACCAACGAAAGTGTAGTGACACGAAacagtaaacaaataaagattCCGCCAAACTAGCACATCATTCTGGACTCTGCTTGTCCGAATGGatgatttaaaagatataaatctCCCTCTTCCAACTCGTTTCTTAGCTGAAATTTTCACATAATAAAATCGCGGCTGCACACACGTACAGAATTAGAATTCAGGTACCCATGCTATCCACGGACAGTTTTAATTTTGTTCCGGAATGGTCTGCCAAAGCAACTCCAAGCATGCAACATTTGCTCTCGGACAATGTTCACACTTCACTGTACATTCGGCAATGTTTGAAGTCCACTGCAGTAAAGCAGATATGATTTTCCTGATGGCGTCAGTCtcaattttcttctcctttttggaGTATCACGTCACTCCAAGGTCGCTCTTTTGCGCAGGtgcagtaaagaaaaagaaaaaaaaaatgcatggcgGAATCTCAGGCCAGGCACTGGTAATAGCTTCAACATTTTATTTgaagaatgataaatatattgactTAATCTTCTCGCAGTGGGTTGGCCTCTCCTGGgaatgacagaaaaaatacaagatgcagaaaaaaaagtgaacaaggaaaaacacaccaaaaaaatatttatctgcgtacttacatgcatgtgtgtgtgtgcgtgtttatatatatatatatatatatatatatatatatatatatatatatatatatatatatatatatatatattatatatatatatatatatatattatatatatatgtatatatatatatatatatatatatatatatatatatatatatatatatatatatgtgtgtgtgtgtgtgtgtgtgtgtgtgtgtgtgtgtgtatacatacatatatacgcgcacacacacacgcacactcacaacacatgtgtatgtgtatatatatatatatatatatatatatatatatatatatatatatatatacatatatacatatataattgagtaattgtggaacgccgtcgtgagtttggtcgtgggttgcttgcagcctacatcgacctcaagaaggcgtttgactcgatgcatcgggaatcgctatgggagatcctgaggctcaggggaattccgacacagattattggcctgatagcaagcctctatactggtactgaaagtgctgtaaagtgtggtgggggtatgtcgaacttcttccctgttaattcaggggtgaggc
Coding sequences within it:
- the LOC119597110 gene encoding cell wall protein DAN4-like isoform X5, translated to MAWRHRSHNEKILLKVIAFLVFALTCFIITVTVMDITYKAKIKDLEDQLEHQQSSTTEALTSHTSTLASTLTSISSTTPPPTTTTTTTPSTTTTPAPTTTPAPSTTPTTAAPTTTPPATTEAETTHTTGPSLLLDALQSLLQNFSGISSASDSVDSARMSKGLYTRTRGTFLIVADVRHERSRPAPTQPDLDAPNATESFETPLVYIDEPGNSTEPPQSRERSETRESKEDDLYDTDDDDYAGPRHTTTSDFKTDLEALSTKEGSGVDDDKMTVPP
- the LOC119597110 gene encoding cell wall protein DAN4-like isoform X1, coding for MEMRRTDLGTDTWAHKRRDKAEMAWRHRSHNEKILLKVIAFLVFALTCFIITVTVMDITYKAKIKDLEDQLEHQQSSTTEALTSHTSTLASTLTSISSTTPPPTTTTTTTPSTTTTPAPTTTPAPSTTPTTAAPTTTPPATTEAETTHTTGPSLLLDALQSLLQNFSGISSASDSVDSARMSKGLYTRTRGTFLIVADVRHERSRPAPTQPDLDAPNATESFETPLVYIDEPGNSTEPPQSRERSETRESKEDDLYDTDDDDYAGPRHTTTSDFKTDLEALSTKEGSGVDDDKMTVPP
- the LOC119597110 gene encoding cell wall protein DAN4-like isoform X4; protein product: MLARHSSRDKAEMAWRHRSHNEKILLKVIAFLVFALTCFIITVTVMDITYKAKIKDLEDQLEHQQSSTTEALTSHTSTLASTLTSISSTTPPPTTTTTTTPSTTTTPAPTTTPAPSTTPTTAAPTTTPPATTEAETTHTTGPSLLLDALQSLLQNFSGISSASDSVDSARMSKGLYTRTRGTFLIVADVRHERSRPAPTQPDLDAPNATESFETPLVYIDEPGNSTEPPQSRERSETRESKEDDLYDTDDDDYAGPRHTTTSDFKTDLEALSTKEGSGVDDDKMTVPP